A DNA window from Legionella sp. MW5194 contains the following coding sequences:
- the icmT gene encoding IcmT/TraK family protein — protein MAGGFSPTSHWRDSARSARFFIVDARAAFPIFLFLMHIRVWTAVLVLVSAVFFGVIEHYGFTVPVFLRWLRSFAAGRVKSSQPWWR, from the coding sequence ATGGCAGGCGGTTTTTCTCCTACTTCTCATTGGCGTGATTCAGCGAGAAGTGCCCGCTTTTTTATCGTCGATGCCCGAGCCGCTTTTCCTATTTTTCTTTTTCTTATGCATATTCGCGTCTGGACAGCTGTTTTGGTGTTGGTATCCGCTGTTTTTTTTGGTGTGATTGAGCATTATGGCTTCACCGTCCCCGTTTTTTTACGCTGGCTCAGGAGTTTTGCGGCTGGCCGGGTTAAATCCTCACAACCCTGGTGGCGATAA
- the icmP gene encoding type IVB secretion system coupling complex protein DotM/IcmP, with protein sequence MAQQAQQQGGSGDNSMAPVWIMILLFVTAYIIWATGHQYIVAFVFKLNIWQAKLVSFFITDKTLQDNVYLMQTLDPASVDWNRFLELTGSVGDYIRYPVVVILVLLAIFLYQSNITLKFRRAHDMKSLRAQEQHNWPAIMPVVKEDLVSQDLNKGPWAMALTPMEFSRKYQLLKKDDAILDNPVPGQEMTAGIRRGDAKRVFTLQLGPYFDGFDRCPQHAMALAAVFMARMNRDRGAGAAILEGIDKGCSEGKIDFSIAKPVIKKYLNTELVQEVLAKHAYLLTVMASLLQEAREDGVVPSSEFLWLKPIDRRLWYMLNCVGRQTPFAEVAGPFAHWRAEQAMGRRSLVPMIDEAIKALEVAVKEVKLSPKELQELKP encoded by the coding sequence ATGGCTCAGCAAGCACAGCAACAAGGCGGCAGCGGCGATAATTCAATGGCTCCGGTCTGGATTATGATCCTGCTTTTTGTTACTGCCTACATTATTTGGGCGACGGGGCATCAGTACATTGTTGCTTTTGTGTTCAAATTAAACATCTGGCAGGCGAAGCTGGTTTCTTTTTTTATTACCGACAAGACCCTGCAGGATAACGTTTACCTAATGCAGACACTCGATCCGGCATCCGTTGACTGGAATCGCTTTCTTGAATTGACCGGCAGCGTCGGTGATTACATCCGTTATCCCGTGGTGGTGATTCTGGTGCTTCTCGCTATTTTTCTTTATCAATCCAACATCACCTTAAAATTTCGCCGTGCGCATGATATGAAATCCTTGCGGGCGCAGGAGCAGCATAACTGGCCGGCCATCATGCCGGTGGTGAAGGAGGATTTGGTTTCGCAGGATTTGAATAAAGGGCCTTGGGCGATGGCGCTGACACCCATGGAATTTTCCCGCAAATACCAGTTATTAAAAAAAGACGACGCCATATTGGATAATCCAGTACCGGGTCAGGAAATGACCGCGGGTATCCGGCGCGGCGATGCCAAACGGGTTTTTACCCTGCAGTTGGGGCCCTATTTTGACGGCTTTGATCGTTGTCCCCAGCATGCCATGGCCTTAGCCGCTGTCTTCATGGCCCGCATGAATCGGGACAGGGGGGCGGGCGCTGCCATTCTTGAGGGCATTGATAAAGGCTGTTCGGAAGGCAAGATTGACTTTTCCATTGCCAAACCGGTGATTAAAAAATACCTGAATACAGAGCTGGTACAGGAAGTGTTGGCCAAGCATGCCTACTTGTTGACGGTTATGGCTTCCTTATTGCAGGAAGCCCGCGAAGACGGGGTGGTGCCCAGTTCGGAATTTTTATGGCTGAAGCCCATTGATCGACGATTATGGTATATGCTTAATTGTGTAGGCCGACAAACTCCTTTTGCCGAAGTCGCAGGTCCATTTGCCCATTGGCGCGCGGAACAAGCGATGGGAAGACGTTCACTGGTCCCGATGATAGATGAAGCGATCAAAGCGCTCGAAGTAGCCGTGAAAGAAGTCAAACTGTCGCCGAAAGAATTGCAGGAATTAAAACCATGA
- a CDS encoding type IV secretion IcmS family protein gives METDIRKSMALIAAGMNAKFYLNDRFVSFEEVFSDTGLLPAIARRADQLCSLCLGYGLGATFDEAENALLGIRVTFDEVTPNALRLLCMTDVVNELIQGGPSRDYTPLDELMYD, from the coding sequence ATGGAAACTGATATCCGTAAAAGCATGGCTTTGATTGCCGCCGGCATGAATGCCAAATTTTATTTAAATGATCGTTTTGTCAGCTTCGAAGAAGTTTTTTCTGACACCGGCTTGTTGCCTGCCATTGCCCGTCGGGCCGATCAGCTTTGTTCGTTGTGTTTAGGCTATGGCTTGGGGGCGACATTTGATGAGGCGGAAAATGCCTTGCTTGGCATTCGCGTCACATTTGACGAAGTGACACCCAATGCTCTAAGGTTACTGTGTATGACGGATGTCGTGAATGAACTCATTCAGGGCGGTCCAAGCCGCGATTACACGCCTTTGGACGAGTTAATGTATGACTAG
- a CDS encoding TraM recognition domain-containing protein produces the protein MMRGIDTRHEIDPSQLLRDTRTMGQRIADFFADPSNISIVLISLAAVGYYLSQAASLILILGGISFLYSYTRKQMLPFRLPRIARVKDYNDLKPGIKTPNIARGIAFFGNDRKTNEELWFANEDLRTHALIFGSTGSGKTEALVSLAFNALVQASGFIYVDGKGDNSLYAKVFSMVRSMGREDDLLLINFMTGARDIVGPQEKRLSNTLNPFCQGSSSMLTQLVVSLMGSSGQSSDGDMWKGRAISFVEALMKLLVYMRDEGAILLDANTIRNYFDLTRLEAIVIDKVFPRDEQESVNIESVPKLVTDPLRNYLFNLPGYNKEKKGKQVSQVLEQHGFITMQLVRVFSSLADTYGHIIRTNLAEVDFKDVVLNRRILVVLLPALEKSPDELANLGKVIVSSLKAMMAAGLGEEVEGDYRDVIERKPTNSPTPYMCILDEYGYYAVQGFAVVPAQARSLGFSAIFAGQDLPAFQKASKEEAASIGANTNIKICMKLEDPTETWDFFTKTAGEAYVTKVDSFQTKDTSFSNSYMDTKSSSYEKRARIDLLDLKEQTEGEAHIFFKSKIVRARMFYANPKPVKQLKLNQFLKVEPPPDDYLAKLQKQLSSFQRVLDSGDLSIKKDVENEEISLITKALRESNVVEPIERGVSALLAFHGYNEPEPVEELIEEEEDGVLTIFSKLRRGVNALPLLVKDVEQFSQPLLPINETRNYLSIIERVSGAKDKYSGTVANELIKDFQMATSYPPAERDEVSAQILAEMTLSLADKIVSEREKANNTESAD, from the coding sequence ATGATGCGCGGTATTGATACACGACATGAAATAGATCCTTCGCAGCTGCTTCGGGATACGCGAACCATGGGGCAGCGGATAGCGGATTTTTTTGCTGATCCCAGCAACATCTCCATCGTGCTGATTTCCCTGGCCGCCGTCGGCTATTACCTTTCTCAGGCCGCAAGCCTCATTCTGATTTTAGGCGGCATCAGTTTCCTCTACAGCTATACCCGCAAACAGATGCTGCCTTTCCGTCTGCCCCGAATCGCGCGGGTCAAAGATTACAATGATTTAAAACCCGGCATCAAAACACCCAATATTGCCCGCGGCATTGCCTTTTTTGGTAATGACCGCAAAACCAATGAAGAATTGTGGTTTGCCAACGAAGATCTGCGTACTCATGCCCTGATTTTCGGATCGACCGGTAGCGGTAAAACGGAGGCTCTGGTCTCCTTGGCCTTTAACGCCCTGGTACAGGCCAGCGGTTTTATTTATGTCGATGGTAAAGGGGATAACTCACTTTATGCCAAGGTATTCTCCATGGTTCGCAGTATGGGACGTGAAGACGATTTATTATTAATCAATTTCATGACCGGTGCGCGTGACATCGTGGGGCCACAGGAAAAGCGTCTTTCCAATACCCTTAATCCATTTTGCCAGGGGTCATCCAGCATGTTGACCCAATTGGTGGTGAGCCTTATGGGTTCCTCGGGACAATCATCCGATGGGGATATGTGGAAAGGCCGTGCCATCAGTTTCGTGGAAGCCCTGATGAAACTGCTGGTGTACATGCGTGATGAGGGCGCTATTCTGCTCGACGCCAATACTATCCGTAACTATTTTGACTTAACCCGTCTTGAAGCGATTGTCATCGACAAGGTTTTTCCCCGTGACGAACAGGAAAGCGTTAACATTGAATCCGTACCCAAGCTGGTTACGGATCCGCTGCGTAACTACCTGTTCAACCTCCCGGGTTACAACAAGGAAAAAAAGGGCAAACAGGTTTCTCAGGTTCTGGAGCAGCACGGTTTTATTACCATGCAGTTAGTTCGGGTGTTTTCTTCACTGGCTGATACTTACGGTCATATTATCAGAACAAACCTTGCGGAAGTGGATTTCAAGGATGTGGTTTTAAACCGCCGTATTCTGGTGGTACTGTTGCCGGCACTTGAAAAATCGCCGGATGAATTGGCTAACCTGGGTAAAGTGATTGTCTCTTCCCTTAAAGCCATGATGGCTGCCGGTTTGGGTGAGGAAGTGGAAGGGGATTACCGGGATGTCATCGAACGAAAACCAACCAACTCCCCGACACCTTACATGTGCATCCTTGATGAGTACGGTTATTATGCGGTGCAGGGGTTTGCTGTGGTGCCAGCCCAAGCGCGTTCATTAGGTTTCTCCGCCATTTTTGCCGGTCAGGATTTGCCAGCCTTCCAGAAAGCCTCGAAAGAAGAGGCAGCTTCCATCGGTGCAAACACCAACATCAAGATCTGCATGAAGCTTGAAGATCCGACCGAAACCTGGGACTTCTTTACCAAGACGGCGGGTGAAGCTTACGTCACCAAGGTGGATTCCTTCCAGACGAAGGATACCAGCTTCTCCAACAGTTACATGGATACCAAAAGTTCATCCTATGAGAAACGTGCCCGTATTGATTTGCTGGATCTAAAGGAGCAAACTGAGGGCGAGGCCCACATCTTTTTCAAATCCAAAATTGTACGTGCCCGGATGTTTTATGCCAATCCCAAACCGGTCAAACAATTAAAACTGAATCAATTCCTGAAGGTGGAACCACCGCCGGATGATTACCTGGCTAAACTGCAAAAACAATTGTCCAGCTTCCAGCGAGTGCTGGACAGTGGTGATTTGAGTATTAAAAAAGACGTGGAAAATGAAGAGATTTCACTCATTACCAAAGCCTTGCGTGAATCCAACGTTGTCGAACCCATTGAACGCGGCGTCAGTGCCCTGCTGGCATTCCACGGCTACAATGAACCGGAACCGGTGGAAGAACTTATTGAAGAAGAAGAGGATGGGGTTCTTACCATTTTCAGCAAATTGCGCCGCGGCGTGAATGCTTTACCGCTCCTGGTCAAGGATGTCGAGCAATTTTCTCAGCCCTTGTTGCCCATCAATGAAACGCGGAATTACCTGTCGATTATTGAGCGGGTAAGCGGGGCGAAGGACAAATATTCAGGCACTGTCGCCAATGAATTAATTAAAGACTTCCAGATGGCAACAAGTTATCCCCCCGCCGAACGCGATGAAGTTTCAGCTCAGATTCTTGCGGAAATGACCCTATCGCTTGCGGATAAAATCGTCAGCGAACGCGAAAAGGCAAACAATACGGAGTCTGCAGACTAA
- the icmQ gene encoding Dot/Icm secretion system protein IcmQ → MRDDDVQKQIDILIKTLNEAIDNGPWEDSNFLRVVGKNLREIRDNFIRQVGLNPEEKLKSAVNALQRNLHNDQQLVFVSLYSSEGQNLQSWERIIANLQRQIISRPIYADEADIVNLIKSKEKKINEAYLAIFINQSDLLLLPPDKTPLDKLGRPLITLKDKAINLDNIVRFVHFSGVYTYLKGRLVKNPATESDR, encoded by the coding sequence ATGAGAGACGATGACGTTCAGAAACAAATAGATATTCTTATAAAGACCCTCAATGAAGCGATTGATAATGGTCCATGGGAGGATTCTAATTTTTTACGGGTCGTCGGTAAAAATTTACGGGAAATCCGTGATAATTTCATTCGGCAGGTGGGATTAAATCCTGAAGAGAAATTAAAGTCAGCCGTCAATGCCCTGCAGCGCAACCTGCACAATGACCAACAATTGGTTTTCGTCAGTCTCTACTCCAGTGAAGGCCAGAATTTGCAGTCCTGGGAACGAATTATCGCCAATCTGCAGCGCCAGATTATTTCGCGTCCTATTTATGCTGACGAAGCAGACATCGTTAATCTCATCAAATCGAAAGAGAAAAAAATCAACGAAGCCTATCTGGCGATTTTTATCAACCAAAGTGATTTGCTGCTTCTGCCGCCTGATAAAACCCCGTTGGATAAACTGGGACGGCCGTTGATTACACTTAAGGACAAAGCGATTAATCTCGACAATATCGTCCGCTTTGTTCATTTTTCTGGCGTCTATACTTATCTAAAAGGGCGGCTTGTTAAAAATCCTGCAACAGAATCAGACAGATAG